A genome region from Ralstonia solanacearum K60 includes the following:
- a CDS encoding dipeptide ABC transporter ATP-binding protein, producing the protein MPEPRIVQVQDLSVRFATSERVVDAVRGLSFHVDRGETLAVVGESGSGKSVTSLALMRLVEHGGGRIVGGRMHLRRRGGELLDLANASQAAMRGVRGADIAMIFQEPMTSLNPVFPVGEQIAESIRLHQGKSRGEARAEALRMLEQVRIPEARRVLARYPHQLSGGMRQRVMIAMALSCRPSLLIADEPTTALDVTIQAEILQLIRALQQEMRMAVVFITHDMGVVAEVADRVLVMYKGERVEEGPSATVFAQPAHPYTRALLSAVPRLGAMAGTDGPARFPLMRVDGTGVPVDTAPQPAVPHAGQPILRVRDLVTRFDVPSGLFGRVTRRVHAVEQVSFDLYPGETLALVGESGCGKSTTGRSLLRLVDSQSGSIEFAGQNIGALKGHALQTLRRNIQFIFQDPFASLDPRVPVGYSIMEPLLVHRAASGRQAQERVEWLLDKVGLQAAHAARYPHEFSGGQRQRICIARALALNPKVVIADESVSALDVSIQAQIVNLMLDLQKEFGIAFLFISHDMAVVERISHRVAVMYLGQIVEIGPRRAIFENPQHPYTKKLMSAVPIADPARRHLKRELSTHEIPSPIRALGDAPVVRPLEQVAPDHFVARHAIGGAY; encoded by the coding sequence ATGCCGGAGCCGCGCATCGTGCAGGTGCAGGACCTGAGCGTGCGCTTTGCCACGTCCGAGCGCGTGGTCGACGCGGTGCGCGGCTTGTCGTTCCACGTCGATCGCGGCGAGACGCTGGCGGTGGTGGGCGAATCGGGCTCGGGCAAGTCGGTGACCTCGCTCGCGCTGATGCGGCTGGTGGAACACGGCGGCGGCCGGATCGTCGGGGGGCGCATGCACCTGCGCCGGCGCGGCGGCGAGCTGCTCGACCTGGCCAACGCCAGCCAGGCCGCCATGCGCGGCGTGCGCGGCGCCGACATCGCCATGATCTTCCAGGAGCCGATGACCTCGCTCAACCCGGTCTTCCCGGTGGGCGAGCAGATCGCCGAATCGATCCGGCTGCACCAGGGCAAATCGCGCGGTGAGGCCCGCGCCGAGGCGCTGCGCATGCTGGAGCAGGTGCGCATTCCCGAGGCGCGGCGGGTGCTGGCGCGCTATCCGCACCAGCTCTCGGGCGGCATGCGCCAGCGCGTGATGATCGCGATGGCGCTGTCGTGCCGGCCGTCGCTGCTGATCGCCGACGAGCCGACCACGGCGCTGGACGTGACCATCCAGGCCGAGATCCTGCAGCTGATCCGCGCGCTGCAGCAGGAGATGCGGATGGCGGTCGTCTTCATCACGCACGACATGGGCGTGGTGGCGGAGGTGGCCGACCGCGTGCTCGTCATGTACAAGGGCGAGCGCGTGGAGGAGGGGCCGTCGGCCACGGTGTTCGCGCAGCCGGCGCATCCGTACACGCGCGCGCTGCTGTCGGCGGTGCCGCGGCTGGGCGCGATGGCGGGCACCGACGGCCCGGCGCGCTTTCCGCTGATGCGCGTGGACGGCACCGGCGTGCCGGTCGACACCGCACCGCAGCCGGCCGTGCCGCACGCCGGGCAGCCGATCCTGCGCGTGCGCGACCTGGTGACGCGCTTCGATGTGCCGAGCGGGCTGTTCGGCCGGGTCACGCGGCGCGTGCATGCGGTGGAGCAGGTGAGCTTCGACCTGTACCCCGGCGAGACGCTGGCGCTGGTGGGCGAATCGGGCTGCGGCAAGTCGACCACGGGACGGTCGCTGCTGCGCCTGGTGGACAGCCAGAGCGGCAGTATCGAGTTCGCCGGCCAGAACATCGGCGCGCTCAAGGGGCATGCGCTGCAGACGCTGCGGCGGAACATCCAGTTCATCTTCCAGGATCCGTTCGCCTCGCTGGACCCGCGCGTGCCGGTCGGCTACTCGATCATGGAGCCGCTGCTGGTGCACCGGGCGGCCTCCGGCCGGCAGGCGCAGGAACGCGTCGAATGGCTGCTCGACAAGGTCGGCTTGCAGGCGGCGCACGCGGCGCGCTATCCGCACGAATTCTCGGGCGGCCAGCGGCAGCGCATCTGCATCGCGCGGGCGCTGGCGCTGAACCCGAAGGTGGTGATCGCCGACGAATCGGTCTCGGCGCTGGACGTGTCGATCCAGGCGCAGATCGTCAACCTGATGCTCGATCTGCAGAAGGAATTCGGCATCGCCTTCCTGTTCATCTCGCACGACATGGCGGTGGTGGAGCGCATCAGCCACCGCGTGGCGGTGATGTACCTGGGCCAGATCGTCGAGATCGGCCCGCGCCGGGCGATCTTCGAGAACCCGCAGCATCCGTACACGAAGAAGCTGATGTCGGCGGTGCCGATCGCGGACCCGGCGCGCCGGCACCTCAAGCGCGAGCTTTCCACGCACGAGATTCCCAGCCCGATCCGCGCCCTCGGCGATGCGCCGGTGGTGCGGCCGTTGGAGCAAGTGGCGCCAGACCACTTTGTTGCCCGCCATGCGATCGGCGGCGCTTATTGA
- a CDS encoding disulfide bond formation protein B: MQANSRAFFLLIAVIAFGLVGYALYLQHVEGLQPCPLCVLQRFAFVGIGVFSLLAALSSATRLLWHGLGMLSGLGGIFVAGYHVSLLLNPKASCGIDPIENWVNALPTAKWLPQVFESDGLCTAPLPPVLGVSIPVWSLIWMVILALTLVVAMIRREKR, translated from the coding sequence ATGCAAGCCAATTCGCGCGCCTTTTTCCTGTTGATCGCCGTGATCGCCTTCGGGCTGGTCGGGTATGCGCTGTACCTGCAGCACGTTGAGGGCCTGCAGCCGTGCCCGCTGTGCGTGCTGCAGCGGTTCGCCTTCGTCGGCATCGGCGTGTTCTCGCTGCTGGCGGCGCTGTCGTCGGCCACGCGGCTGCTGTGGCACGGGCTAGGGATGCTGTCGGGGCTGGGCGGCATCTTCGTGGCGGGATATCACGTCTCGCTGCTGCTGAACCCGAAGGCCAGCTGCGGCATCGACCCGATCGAGAACTGGGTCAACGCCTTGCCGACCGCCAAATGGCTGCCGCAGGTGTTCGAGTCCGATGGCCTGTGCACGGCGCCGCTGCCGCCGGTGCTGGGCGTGTCGATCCCGGTGTGGTCGCTGATCTGGATGGTGATCCTGGCGCTGACGCTGGTGGTGGCGATGATCCGCCGCGAGAAGCGGTAA
- the gsiB gene encoding glutathione ABC transporter substrate-binding protein GsiB → MLNRFAFGPRAAMLAGGLALAACALPALAAKDAVMAVYSTFTTLDPYDANDTLSFSAAKSFYQGLFGFDKDMKLVNVLCESYDVSKDGLVYTFKLRHGVKFHDGTAFDANAVKANLDRVTNPANKLKRYTLFNRVAKTEVVDPYTARVTLKEPFSPFVNVLAHPSAAMISPAALQKYGKDIAFHPVGTGPFEFVEWKQTDYLKGKKFAGYWKAGLPKIDTITWKPVVDNNTRATVMQTGEADFAFSIPFEQAAVLKGSPKVDLIAAPSIIQRYITFNTRVKPFDNPKVRQAINYAINKDALTKVAFSGYAVPADGVVPQGVDYAVKLGPWPYNPAKARELLKEAGYPDGFETQLWSAYNHTTAQKIIQFVQQQLAQVGIKAQVQALEAGQRVERVESVQKPEDAGVRMYYMGWSSSTGESDWAIRPLLSSEAMPPKQLNTAYYKNEQVDADIAGALRTTDRTEKTKLYTDAQKRIWEDAPWAFLVTEKIVYARAKRLSGAYVAPDGSFSFDDIDIKP, encoded by the coding sequence ATGCTCAATCGATTCGCTTTCGGCCCGCGTGCCGCGATGCTCGCCGGCGGGCTGGCCCTGGCGGCATGCGCCTTGCCGGCGTTGGCCGCCAAGGATGCCGTGATGGCGGTCTACTCGACCTTCACCACGCTCGATCCGTACGACGCCAACGACACACTGTCGTTCAGCGCCGCGAAGTCGTTCTACCAGGGCCTGTTCGGCTTCGACAAGGACATGAAGCTGGTCAACGTGCTGTGCGAGAGCTATGACGTCAGCAAGGACGGCCTGGTCTACACCTTCAAGCTGCGCCACGGCGTGAAGTTCCATGACGGCACTGCGTTCGATGCCAACGCCGTCAAGGCCAACCTCGACCGCGTGACCAATCCGGCCAACAAGCTCAAGCGCTACACGCTGTTCAACCGCGTGGCCAAGACCGAGGTGGTGGACCCGTACACCGCGCGCGTGACGCTCAAGGAGCCGTTCTCGCCGTTCGTCAACGTGCTGGCGCACCCGTCGGCGGCGATGATCTCGCCGGCCGCGCTGCAGAAGTACGGCAAGGACATCGCCTTCCACCCGGTCGGCACCGGCCCGTTCGAGTTCGTCGAATGGAAGCAGACCGACTACCTGAAGGGCAAGAAATTCGCCGGCTACTGGAAGGCCGGCCTGCCGAAGATCGACACCATCACCTGGAAACCGGTGGTCGACAACAACACCCGCGCCACCGTCATGCAGACGGGCGAGGCCGATTTCGCCTTCAGCATCCCGTTCGAGCAGGCCGCCGTGCTCAAGGGCAGCCCGAAGGTCGACCTGATCGCCGCGCCGTCGATCATCCAGCGCTACATCACGTTCAACACCCGCGTGAAGCCGTTCGACAACCCGAAGGTGCGCCAGGCGATCAACTACGCCATCAACAAGGACGCGCTCACCAAGGTGGCCTTCTCGGGCTACGCGGTGCCGGCCGACGGGGTGGTGCCGCAGGGCGTGGACTACGCCGTCAAGCTGGGCCCGTGGCCGTACAACCCGGCCAAGGCGCGCGAGCTGCTGAAGGAGGCGGGCTACCCCGACGGCTTCGAGACGCAGCTGTGGTCGGCCTATAACCACACCACGGCGCAGAAGATCATCCAGTTCGTGCAGCAGCAGCTGGCGCAGGTCGGCATCAAGGCGCAGGTGCAGGCGCTGGAGGCCGGTCAGCGCGTCGAGCGGGTCGAGAGCGTGCAGAAGCCCGAGGACGCCGGCGTGCGCATGTACTACATGGGCTGGTCGAGCTCGACGGGCGAGTCCGACTGGGCCATCCGTCCGCTGCTGTCTTCCGAGGCGATGCCGCCCAAGCAACTGAACACGGCGTACTACAAGAACGAGCAGGTCGACGCTGACATCGCCGGCGCGCTGCGCACGACGGATCGCACGGAGAAGACCAAGCTCTACACCGATGCCCAGAAGCGCATCTGGGAAGACGCGCCGTGGGCCTTCCTGGTGACGGAGAAGATCGTCTACGCGCGCGCCAAGCGCCTGTCGGGTGCCTATGTGGCGCCGGACGGCTCGTTCAGCTTCGACGATATCGACATCAAGCCCTAA
- a CDS encoding CaiB/BaiF CoA transferase family protein yields MTSTAPDPAPHRPLTGVRVLDLTRLLPGPAATRHLADLGAEVIKIEDPGPGDYARDMLRTPADRAAGRPSLFFRALNRGKAELRLDLKRAEDREALIGHARHADVLIESFRPGVMARLGIGWETLRAANPALVMCSISGYGQDGPLAQAAGHDINYIGYAGMLDQLAGDNGTPIVPNVQIGDLLGGALTAAVGILAALVDARATGRGRHIDVSMTDAVFAHNLMAFFAVGAHGRASRAGTDLLNGGVPCYGVYRTADGRFMAVGALELKFWQALCDVIGRPEWKGRHWSCGQPVGGDEARALRDALAALFRSATQAEWIARFAGTDCCVTPVLRMEEALQHPLFAERNSVVKENGEPVQLALPLRFHD; encoded by the coding sequence ATGACATCCACCGCGCCGGACCCCGCCCCCCACCGGCCGCTGACCGGCGTGCGCGTGCTCGACCTGACGCGCCTGCTGCCCGGCCCCGCCGCCACGCGCCACCTCGCCGACCTGGGCGCCGAAGTCATCAAGATCGAAGACCCCGGCCCCGGCGACTACGCGCGCGACATGCTGCGCACCCCCGCCGACCGCGCCGCCGGCCGCCCCAGCCTCTTCTTCCGCGCACTCAACCGGGGCAAGGCCGAACTGCGGCTCGACCTGAAACGGGCCGAAGACCGCGAGGCCCTCATCGGGCACGCGCGCCACGCCGATGTCCTGATCGAGAGCTTCCGCCCCGGCGTGATGGCGCGCCTGGGCATCGGCTGGGAAACGCTGCGCGCGGCCAATCCGGCGCTGGTGATGTGCTCGATCAGCGGCTACGGCCAGGACGGCCCGCTGGCGCAGGCGGCCGGTCACGATATCAACTACATCGGCTACGCGGGCATGCTGGACCAGCTCGCCGGCGACAACGGCACGCCCATCGTGCCCAACGTGCAGATCGGCGACCTGCTGGGCGGCGCGCTGACGGCGGCGGTGGGGATCCTGGCCGCGCTGGTCGACGCGCGCGCCACCGGGCGCGGCCGCCACATCGACGTCTCGATGACGGATGCGGTGTTCGCGCACAACCTGATGGCGTTCTTCGCGGTCGGCGCGCACGGCCGGGCCAGCCGCGCCGGCACCGACCTGCTCAACGGCGGCGTGCCGTGCTATGGCGTCTACCGCACGGCGGACGGCCGCTTCATGGCCGTGGGCGCGCTCGAGCTGAAGTTCTGGCAGGCCCTGTGCGATGTGATCGGCAGGCCGGAATGGAAGGGGCGGCACTGGTCATGCGGCCAGCCCGTCGGCGGCGACGAAGCGCGCGCCCTGCGCGACGCACTCGCCGCGCTGTTCCGCAGCGCCACGCAGGCCGAGTGGATCGCACGCTTTGCCGGCACGGACTGCTGCGTCACGCCCGTCCTGCGCATGGAAGAAGCCCTGCAGCACCCGCTCTTTGCCGAGCGCAACAGCGTGGTGAAGGAGAACGGCGAACCCGTACAGCTCGCCCTGCCATTACGTTTCCACGACTGA
- a CDS encoding ATP-binding cassette domain-containing protein — translation MVFPRSRDTALPRGIPCRSTVQCTTADAPPATGSCRAARYNRTLVLIPLAQFFVIRFDDLVLQRGTKVLFDHTSATLNPGERAGLVGVNGSGKSTLFALLRGELHADGGEVAIPPTWQVAHVAQETPAVERSALNYTLDGDTRLRDIERSLADAEARHDGHAQAEAHAAFADADGYTAPARAQALLLGLGFTMAQTQQPVASFSGGWRMRLNLAQALMCPSDLLLLDEPTNHLDLDAVVWLEDWLARYPGTLVMISHDREFLDAVCNVTLHIEHCKLKRYGGNYTQFETQRLQQMALQEAAYSRQQKQIAHLESFITRFKAKASKAKQAQSRVKALERMERLAPVHAAAGFTFEFREPEAAPNPMLTFEGVDCGYPGPDAGAEAPITILQHLTFSIQTGQRIGLLGANGQGKSTLVKTLADTLAPLDGSIRRGKGLQIGYFAQHQLETLDDHASPLLHLARLAPDVREQELRDFLGSFNFRGDMATAPIAPFSGGEKARLALALIVWQRPNLLLLDEPTNHLDLDTREALTMALAQFDGTLILVSHDRHLLRATTDQFLLVGQGTVAPFDGDLDDYRDWLLRQAAAKRAAASTPAASATAGTAGTNGNDAGAAPAANRRDQKREEAEQRQRLAALRKPLQKDVAAVEKRIAPLQQEKTVLEAFLADGAAYEDANKPRLVESLRRQAEVNAELDQLEERWLALQEQLEQIG, via the coding sequence ATGGTTTTCCCTAGGTCCAGGGACACCGCACTGCCCCGGGGCATCCCATGCCGCAGCACAGTGCAATGCACCACTGCGGACGCACCGCCTGCCACCGGATCGTGCAGGGCGGCGCGCTACAATCGCACCCTTGTCCTGATTCCACTGGCGCAGTTTTTCGTGATCCGCTTCGACGACCTCGTACTCCAGCGCGGCACCAAGGTGCTGTTCGACCATACCTCGGCCACGCTCAACCCCGGCGAACGCGCCGGCCTGGTCGGCGTGAACGGCAGCGGCAAATCGACGCTGTTCGCGCTGCTGCGCGGCGAACTGCACGCCGACGGCGGCGAAGTGGCCATCCCGCCGACCTGGCAGGTCGCGCATGTGGCGCAGGAGACGCCCGCGGTGGAACGCAGCGCGCTCAACTACACCCTCGATGGCGACACGCGCCTGCGCGACATCGAGCGCAGCCTGGCCGATGCCGAAGCGCGCCACGACGGCCACGCCCAGGCCGAAGCCCACGCCGCCTTCGCCGATGCCGACGGCTACACCGCCCCGGCGCGCGCGCAGGCGCTGCTGCTCGGCCTCGGCTTCACCATGGCGCAGACGCAGCAGCCGGTAGCGAGCTTCTCGGGCGGCTGGCGCATGCGGCTGAACCTGGCGCAGGCGCTGATGTGCCCGTCCGACCTGCTGCTGCTCGACGAACCCACCAACCACCTGGACCTCGACGCCGTGGTGTGGCTGGAAGACTGGCTCGCGCGCTACCCCGGCACGCTGGTGATGATTTCGCACGACCGCGAATTCCTCGACGCCGTCTGCAACGTCACGCTGCACATCGAGCACTGCAAGCTCAAGCGCTACGGCGGCAACTACACGCAGTTCGAGACGCAGCGCCTGCAGCAGATGGCCCTGCAGGAAGCGGCCTACTCGCGCCAGCAGAAGCAGATCGCGCACCTCGAATCGTTCATCACGCGCTTCAAGGCCAAGGCCAGCAAGGCCAAGCAGGCGCAGAGCCGCGTCAAGGCACTCGAGCGCATGGAGCGGCTCGCGCCGGTGCACGCGGCCGCCGGGTTCACGTTCGAATTCCGCGAGCCCGAGGCCGCCCCCAACCCGATGCTCACGTTCGAGGGCGTCGATTGCGGCTACCCCGGCCCCGATGCGGGTGCCGAGGCCCCGATCACCATCCTCCAGCACCTGACGTTCTCGATCCAGACCGGCCAGCGCATCGGCCTGCTGGGCGCCAACGGCCAAGGCAAGTCGACGCTCGTGAAGACGCTGGCCGACACGCTCGCGCCGCTGGACGGCAGCATCCGGCGCGGCAAGGGCCTGCAGATCGGCTACTTCGCCCAGCACCAGTTGGAGACGCTGGACGACCACGCCTCGCCGCTGCTGCACCTGGCGCGGCTGGCGCCCGACGTGCGCGAACAGGAGCTGCGCGACTTCCTCGGCAGCTTCAACTTCCGCGGCGACATGGCCACCGCGCCCATCGCACCGTTCTCAGGCGGCGAGAAGGCGCGGCTGGCACTCGCGCTGATCGTCTGGCAGCGCCCCAACCTGCTGCTGCTCGACGAGCCGACCAACCACCTGGACCTCGACACGCGCGAAGCGCTCACCATGGCACTGGCCCAGTTCGACGGCACGCTGATCCTCGTCTCGCACGACCGGCACCTGCTGCGCGCGACCACCGACCAGTTCCTGCTGGTGGGCCAGGGCACCGTCGCCCCGTTCGACGGCGACCTCGACGACTACCGCGACTGGCTGCTCAGGCAGGCCGCCGCCAAGCGCGCCGCGGCCAGCACGCCGGCCGCATCGGCCACCGCAGGCACCGCGGGCACCAACGGTAACGATGCGGGCGCGGCCCCCGCCGCCAACCGCCGCGACCAGAAGCGCGAGGAAGCCGAGCAGCGCCAGCGCCTGGCCGCCCTGCGCAAGCCGCTGCAGAAGGATGTCGCCGCCGTCGAGAAGCGCATCGCGCCGCTGCAGCAGGAAAAGACCGTGCTCGAAGCCTTCCTCGCCGACGGCGCCGCCTACGAAGACGCCAACAAGCCGCGCCTGGTGGAAAGCCTGCGCCGCCAGGCCGAGGTCAACGCCGAGCTGGACCAGCTCGAAGAACGCTGGCTCGCCCTGCAGGAACAGCTCGAGCAGATCGGGTAA
- the radA gene encoding DNA repair protein RadA: MAKSKTVYTCTECGGTSPKWAGQCPHCQQWNTLVETVAQPAAGARFQSLASSATVRKLADIDAEDVPRFSSGIDEFDRVLGGGLVGGGVVLIGGDPGIGKSTLLLQALSNLAVSRRVLYVSGEESGAQIALRARRLGIESPNLALLAEIQLERIQATIEAEKPEVVVIDSIQTLYSEALTSAPGSVAQVRECAAQLTRIAKRLDVTTILVGHVTKEGALAGPRVLEHIVDTVLYFEGDTHSAYRLVRAFKNRFGAVNELGVFAMTERGLRGVANPSALFLSQHEQTVPGSCVLVTQEGTRPLLVEIQALVDAAGVPNPRRLAVGLEQNRLAMLLAVLHRHAGIACFDQDVFLNAVGGVKITEPAADLAVLLAIHSSMRNKPLPRGLVVFGEIGLAGEIRPTPRGQERLKEAAKLGFSIAVIPKSNAPKQPIDGLQVIAVERIEQAIDRVRGLET; this comes from the coding sequence TTGGCCAAGAGCAAGACGGTCTATACGTGTACCGAATGCGGCGGCACGTCGCCGAAATGGGCGGGGCAGTGCCCGCATTGCCAGCAATGGAACACGCTGGTGGAAACCGTGGCGCAGCCGGCCGCCGGCGCGCGCTTCCAGTCGCTGGCATCGAGCGCCACGGTGCGCAAGCTGGCGGACATCGACGCGGAGGACGTGCCGCGCTTCTCCAGCGGCATCGATGAATTCGATCGCGTGCTGGGCGGCGGCCTGGTCGGCGGCGGCGTGGTGCTGATCGGCGGCGATCCGGGCATCGGCAAGTCGACGCTGCTGCTGCAGGCGCTGTCCAACCTGGCGGTCAGCCGGCGCGTGCTGTACGTGAGCGGCGAGGAGTCCGGCGCGCAGATCGCGCTGCGGGCGCGGCGCCTGGGCATCGAGAGCCCGAACCTGGCGCTGCTGGCCGAGATCCAGCTCGAGCGCATCCAGGCGACCATCGAGGCGGAGAAGCCGGAGGTGGTCGTCATCGATTCGATCCAGACGCTGTACTCGGAGGCGCTGACCTCGGCGCCGGGCTCGGTGGCCCAGGTGCGCGAATGCGCGGCGCAGCTCACGCGCATCGCCAAGCGGCTGGACGTGACCACTATCCTGGTCGGCCATGTGACCAAGGAAGGCGCGTTGGCGGGGCCGCGCGTGCTGGAGCACATCGTCGACACGGTGCTGTATTTCGAGGGCGATACGCATTCGGCCTATCGGCTGGTGCGGGCGTTCAAGAACCGCTTCGGCGCGGTCAACGAACTGGGTGTGTTCGCCATGACCGAGCGCGGCCTGCGCGGCGTGGCGAATCCGTCGGCGCTGTTCCTGTCGCAGCACGAGCAGACCGTGCCGGGCTCGTGCGTGCTGGTGACGCAGGAGGGCACGCGCCCGCTGCTGGTGGAGATCCAGGCGCTGGTCGACGCGGCGGGCGTGCCGAATCCGCGGCGGCTGGCGGTGGGCCTGGAGCAGAACCGGCTGGCGATGCTGCTGGCGGTGCTGCACCGGCACGCGGGCATCGCGTGCTTCGACCAGGACGTCTTCCTCAATGCCGTGGGCGGGGTCAAGATCACCGAGCCGGCGGCGGACCTGGCGGTGCTGCTGGCGATCCATTCGTCGATGCGCAACAAGCCGCTGCCGCGCGGGCTGGTGGTGTTCGGCGAGATCGGGCTGGCCGGCGAGATCCGCCCGACACCGCGTGGCCAGGAACGCTTGAAGGAAGCCGCCAAGCTGGGCTTCTCGATTGCCGTGATCCCGAAGTCGAACGCGCCCAAGCAGCCGATCGACGGCCTGCAGGTGATTGCCGTCGAGCGCATCGAGCAGGCCATCGACCGGGTGCGCGGGCTGGAAACATAA
- a CDS encoding MurR/RpiR family transcriptional regulator, translating to MAKPSSKHPDAPQAAFAADASISERIAATLATLTPAHQRMAEYVLANPFRAATMRIDEFAEAVGMSVATANRFAHALGFDGYPRFRAELVRGFEATLAPVEKLRHELARPASSAEIFAASLNEDIGNLEATRRMLDPAACERAVDAILGAPRIYVVGFGASGYLAGLLRHGLDLYCDTVLSVSQPGGASDAARQLRKIAPDDLLIAIAFPRYAADTITLAKRVRDHGGRVLALTDGPASPLAPLADIALYARTERQFAATSDTATAALIEALCGAVAHRSKHSLESAANLTAFVLPWLHAGQVPRATPAANPDTAGAAAATTRRSRKRASAD from the coding sequence ATGGCCAAACCTTCCAGCAAGCATCCGGACGCGCCGCAAGCCGCGTTTGCAGCCGATGCGTCGATCTCCGAACGCATTGCGGCCACGCTTGCCACGCTCACGCCCGCGCACCAGCGCATGGCCGAATACGTACTGGCCAACCCGTTCCGCGCGGCCACCATGCGCATCGACGAATTTGCCGAGGCGGTGGGGATGTCGGTGGCGACCGCCAACCGCTTCGCGCACGCGCTGGGCTTCGACGGCTATCCGCGCTTCCGTGCCGAGCTGGTGCGCGGTTTCGAGGCGACGCTCGCGCCAGTCGAGAAGCTGCGGCACGAATTGGCGCGCCCGGCCAGCAGCGCGGAGATCTTCGCCGCCTCGCTGAACGAAGACATCGGCAACCTGGAGGCCACGCGCCGCATGCTCGACCCGGCCGCCTGCGAGCGGGCGGTGGACGCCATCCTGGGCGCGCCGCGCATCTACGTGGTGGGGTTCGGTGCCAGCGGCTACCTGGCGGGGCTGCTGCGGCATGGGCTGGATCTGTATTGCGACACGGTGTTGTCGGTGTCGCAGCCGGGCGGGGCGTCGGACGCGGCGCGGCAACTGCGCAAGATCGCGCCCGACGATCTGCTGATCGCCATCGCCTTTCCGCGCTACGCGGCCGACACCATCACGCTGGCCAAGCGCGTGCGCGACCATGGCGGCCGTGTGCTGGCGCTGACCGACGGGCCGGCCTCGCCGCTGGCGCCGCTGGCCGACATCGCGCTCTACGCGCGCACGGAGCGCCAGTTCGCCGCCACCTCCGACACGGCCACGGCGGCGCTGATTGAGGCGCTGTGCGGCGCGGTGGCGCACCGCTCGAAGCATTCGCTGGAATCGGCCGCCAACCTGACGGCCTTCGTGCTGCCCTGGCTGCATGCGGGCCAGGTGCCGCGCGCCACCCCGGCCGCGAATCCCGACACGGCCGGCGCGGCCGCAGCCACCACCCGGCGCAGCCGCAAGCGCGCGTCGGCCGACTGA
- a CDS encoding isoaspartyl peptidase/L-asparaginase family protein, whose protein sequence is MPTPIIAIHGGAGTITRAAMDADQEAGYRQALDGILLAGRRILADGGSALDAVTEAVRLLEECPLFNAGRGSVLTRAGTYELDASIMDGTTLAAGAVTCVKRLRNPVLAARAVMEHSEHVLFTSEGAEAFAEAQGLECVGPDHYYTEARYAQWQRARQHAGMALLDHDAATLLAKDAEPIDPDSKFGTVGAVACDAQGRLAAATSTGGLTNKQVGRVGDTPLIGAGCYANRTAAVSCTGTGEMFIRAVAAYDVAAQMAYAGKPLAEACDDVVMRKLVAIGGRGGLVAVDAHGNVALPFNTEGMYRGFARGAEAPVVSIYR, encoded by the coding sequence ATGCCCACCCCGATCATCGCCATCCACGGCGGCGCCGGCACCATCACCCGGGCGGCCATGGACGCCGACCAGGAAGCCGGCTACCGGCAGGCGCTCGACGGCATCCTGCTGGCCGGCCGGCGCATCCTGGCCGACGGCGGCAGCGCGCTCGACGCCGTGACCGAAGCCGTGCGCCTGCTGGAAGAGTGCCCGTTGTTCAACGCCGGCAGGGGTTCGGTGCTCACGCGCGCGGGTACCTACGAGCTGGATGCCTCGATCATGGACGGCACTACGCTGGCCGCCGGCGCGGTGACCTGCGTCAAGCGCCTGCGCAATCCCGTGCTGGCCGCGCGCGCCGTGATGGAGCACAGCGAGCACGTGCTGTTCACCTCCGAGGGTGCCGAGGCGTTTGCCGAGGCACAGGGCCTGGAATGCGTGGGGCCGGACCATTACTACACCGAGGCGCGCTATGCCCAGTGGCAGCGGGCCCGCCAGCACGCCGGTATGGCGCTGCTCGACCACGATGCCGCCACGCTGCTGGCCAAGGATGCCGAGCCGATCGATCCCGACAGCAAGTTCGGCACCGTGGGCGCGGTCGCGTGCGACGCGCAGGGCCGGCTGGCCGCCGCCACGTCGACGGGCGGCCTCACCAACAAGCAGGTCGGCCGCGTGGGCGACACGCCGCTGATCGGCGCCGGCTGTTATGCGAACCGTACCGCCGCCGTGTCGTGCACCGGCACCGGGGAGATGTTCATCCGTGCCGTGGCCGCCTACGACGTGGCCGCGCAGATGGCGTACGCCGGCAAGCCGCTGGCCGAGGCCTGCGATGACGTGGTGATGCGCAAGCTGGTCGCCATCGGGGGGCGCGGCGGCCTGGTCGCGGTGGATGCGCACGGCAACGTGGCGCTGCCGTTCAACACCGAAGGCATGTACCGGGGCTTCGCGCGCGGCGCCGAAGCGCCGGTCGTGTCGATCTACCGATAA